One stretch of Priestia megaterium DNA includes these proteins:
- a CDS encoding COX15/CtaA family protein, translating to MRLGLKFLSVVTSMAMLLILLGGALVTKTGSADGCGDSWPLCNGQLIPDPLTFETVVELSHRLVSGVSGFLVLALCVWAWISLGHIKEVRPLAFISFFFLVLQALIGAAAVMWGQSDAVLALHFGISLISFASVLLLTLIIFEVDQKLDATNMQLGSKMKKHIYGVILYTYAVVYTGALVRHKEASLACPDVPFCSHGNGWLPVDLNQWIQMGHRFAAVLTFVWILAAFIHAVKYYRHQKNIFYGWLAALILVIFQAVSGMLVVVTRLQLELALAHSLIISFLFGVLSYLTLLATRHTHN from the coding sequence GTGCGACTTGGATTAAAATTTTTATCCGTTGTGACGAGCATGGCCATGTTGCTTATTCTACTTGGCGGTGCCCTTGTTACGAAAACTGGTTCAGCAGACGGGTGCGGAGATTCTTGGCCTCTGTGTAACGGACAGCTCATTCCTGACCCTTTAACATTTGAAACCGTTGTTGAATTAAGCCACCGCTTAGTTTCTGGCGTGTCGGGCTTTCTTGTCCTCGCTTTATGCGTATGGGCATGGATTTCACTAGGGCATATAAAAGAAGTTAGACCTTTAGCGTTTATCTCTTTTTTCTTCCTAGTACTGCAAGCATTAATTGGGGCCGCTGCCGTTATGTGGGGGCAGTCAGATGCAGTGCTTGCTCTTCATTTTGGTATTTCTCTTATTTCGTTTGCTTCTGTGCTGCTGTTAACACTTATTATCTTTGAAGTGGATCAAAAGCTCGATGCAACTAATATGCAGCTAGGCTCTAAAATGAAAAAACATATTTACGGGGTTATCTTGTACACATATGCCGTTGTGTACACAGGCGCGCTTGTTCGCCATAAAGAAGCTAGCTTAGCTTGTCCAGACGTTCCATTTTGTTCACACGGAAACGGTTGGCTACCTGTTGATTTGAATCAGTGGATTCAAATGGGACATCGATTCGCTGCTGTTTTAACGTTTGTATGGATTTTAGCTGCCTTTATCCATGCAGTTAAATATTATCGTCATCAAAAAAATATTTTTTACGGATGGTTAGCTGCCCTCATTCTAGTTATTTTTCAGGCAGTTTCCGGTATGCTTGTTGTTGTCACACGTTTGCAGCTAGAGCTCGCGCTTGCTCATTCTTTAATTATCTCTTTCCTATTCGGTGTATTAAGCTACTTAACCTTACTTGCAACGCGTCATAC
- the ctaD gene encoding cytochrome c oxidase subunit I: protein MSTLSQKKGVGGTIWDFMTTVDHKKIAILYLIAGGIFFLVGGVEALFIRIQLAIPSNDFVSAGTYNEILTMHGTTMIFLAAMPLLFAMMNAVVPLQIGARDVAFPFLNLLGFWLFAFGGLFLNLSWFLGGAPDAGWTSYASLSIASPGHGIDFYAIGLQISGAGTLISGINFLVTIINMRAPGMTYMRMPLFTWTTFVASALILFAFPALTVGLFLMIFDRLFGGNFFDATMGGNTIIWEHLFWIFGHPEVYILILPAFGVFSEILPTFSRKRLFGYSSMVFATVLIGFLGFMVWAHHMFTTGLGPIANAIFAVATMAIAVPTGIKIFNWLFTLWGGSIEFTSPMLYAVAFIPSFVIGGVTGVMAAVAPADYQFQDSYFIVAHFHYVIVGGVVYAILAGVTYWWPKMFGKMLDEKLSKATFWLFLIGFHLTFFIQHFLGLMGMPRRVWTFLPNQGLDLGNAISSSGAAFMAVATLILLVNIIKTTAKGQKVGGDPWGDGRTLEWAISSPPPEYNFKQTPLVRGLDAYWIEKMAGNKEMTPAEPLGDIHMPNSSFIPFMISLGMFIAGIGFLYRNDHAWGDIVGIIGMIVMFLSMFFRSWIDDHGFHIHKEDLVDDDKEAKM, encoded by the coding sequence ATGAGTACACTCAGTCAAAAGAAGGGTGTAGGTGGAACAATTTGGGACTTTATGACAACCGTTGACCATAAGAAAATCGCCATTCTTTATTTAATTGCCGGCGGTATCTTTTTTCTAGTCGGAGGAGTGGAAGCGCTATTTATACGTATTCAGCTGGCTATACCAAGCAATGACTTTGTCAGTGCAGGAACGTATAATGAAATTTTAACAATGCATGGAACAACGATGATTTTCTTAGCCGCAATGCCGCTTCTTTTTGCGATGATGAATGCAGTTGTTCCACTGCAAATTGGAGCTCGGGATGTAGCATTTCCATTTTTAAATTTGTTAGGTTTTTGGTTGTTTGCCTTTGGGGGACTCTTTTTAAATCTAAGCTGGTTTTTAGGAGGAGCACCTGATGCAGGTTGGACATCATATGCTTCGCTGTCTATTGCATCACCTGGTCACGGAATTGATTTTTATGCGATAGGTTTGCAGATTTCCGGAGCCGGGACATTGATTTCAGGTATCAACTTTCTCGTGACAATCATTAACATGAGGGCGCCAGGTATGACTTATATGCGTATGCCGCTGTTTACGTGGACGACGTTTGTTGCATCAGCTCTTATTTTGTTTGCGTTTCCAGCACTGACGGTTGGATTGTTTTTAATGATTTTTGACCGCTTGTTCGGGGGAAACTTTTTTGACGCCACAATGGGCGGGAATACCATTATATGGGAACACCTTTTCTGGATATTCGGTCATCCGGAAGTATATATTTTAATTCTTCCAGCGTTTGGTGTTTTCTCTGAAATTTTACCTACTTTTTCAAGAAAGAGATTATTCGGTTACTCGTCGATGGTTTTTGCTACCGTATTAATCGGATTTTTAGGGTTCATGGTGTGGGCTCACCACATGTTTACAACCGGACTTGGTCCAATTGCAAATGCCATTTTTGCTGTCGCTACGATGGCTATCGCCGTTCCAACTGGAATTAAAATTTTTAACTGGTTGTTTACGCTTTGGGGAGGAAGTATTGAGTTTACGTCTCCAATGCTGTATGCTGTCGCCTTTATTCCATCATTTGTTATCGGGGGAGTAACAGGAGTTATGGCAGCTGTAGCACCTGCAGATTATCAATTTCAAGATTCTTATTTTATCGTTGCCCACTTCCATTACGTTATCGTAGGCGGTGTCGTATACGCTATATTAGCAGGTGTCACATACTGGTGGCCAAAAATGTTTGGGAAGATGTTAGATGAAAAGTTAAGCAAAGCAACGTTCTGGCTCTTTTTGATTGGTTTCCACTTAACATTCTTTATTCAGCATTTCTTAGGCCTAATGGGGATGCCTCGCCGTGTATGGACGTTCTTGCCTAATCAAGGTCTCGACCTTGGGAATGCAATCAGTTCATCAGGAGCTGCTTTCATGGCGGTTGCTACGCTCATTTTACTTGTTAATATTATAAAAACAACTGCCAAAGGACAAAAGGTAGGAGGAGACCCTTGGGGAGACGGACGTACATTAGAATGGGCTATTTCATCTCCGCCTCCAGAGTATAACTTTAAACAAACGCCGCTTGTACGCGGGTTAGATGCATATTGGATTGAAAAAATGGCAGGAAATAAAGAAATGACGCCAGCCGAACCTCTTGGTGATATTCATATGCCAAACTCGTCGTTTATTCCATTTATGATATCGCTTGGAATGTTTATTGCAGGGATTGGCTTTTTGTATCGAAATGATCATGCGTGGGGAGATATTGTAGGGATTATCGGAATGATCGTCATGTTTTTATCGATGTTCTTCCGTTCATGGATTGATGATCACGGCTTTCATATTCACAAAGAAGACTTAGTTGATGATGACAAGGAGGCGAAGATGTAA
- the ctaF gene encoding cytochrome c oxidase subunit IVB, whose translation MTTNQSNSDNPRLNLDYRKKRNAEDMKMQVISFVMMLFLTLIAFFAVYQEFSGWYIMPVIVLLAVVQVIFQLYYFMHMNHKGHTIPAFFLYSGVLVALLTILAFVTIIWW comes from the coding sequence ATGACGACAAATCAATCAAACTCAGATAACCCAAGGCTCAATTTAGATTATCGTAAGAAAAGAAACGCAGAAGATATGAAGATGCAAGTTATCTCTTTTGTGATGATGTTGTTTTTAACACTAATTGCTTTTTTTGCGGTTTATCAAGAGTTTAGCGGATGGTACATTATGCCGGTGATTGTGCTCTTGGCGGTTGTTCAAGTCATCTTTCAACTTTATTATTTCATGCATATGAACCACAAAGGACATACCATACCAGCATTTTTCTTGTATTCAGGTGTATTGGTAGCTCTTTTAACCATTTTAGCTTTTGTAACCATTATTTGGTGGTAA
- the coxB gene encoding cytochrome c oxidase subunit II — protein sequence MKKWRLNFRVLSLFTLLAFVLSACGKPFLSTLKPAGEVAEEQYSLMLLSTAIMVLVIIVVTIIFIFVILRFRRRKGEENVIPKQVEGSRKLEIIWTVIPILLLIILTVPTVISTFKLADVKGMKDKDAVVVNVRANLYWWEFEYPNQKIITSQDLVVPTDKKVYFNIKASDVKHSFWIPSVGGKLDANTENDNKFWLVFDSKKSKEANGVFYGKCAELCGPSHSLMDFKVRAVSSDEFDAWAKDLKKAKPDVETASAKAGQEVFNESCIGCHAVDVKDNRPEQARQAPNLAGFSERERVAGVLPHNKENIKKWLKDPEKVKPGNKMSGTYPDLTDEQVNELADYLMSLKEK from the coding sequence ATGAAAAAATGGCGATTGAACTTTCGTGTTTTGTCGTTATTTACGCTGCTTGCATTCGTGTTATCGGCCTGTGGAAAACCGTTTTTGTCAACACTTAAGCCTGCAGGTGAGGTAGCTGAAGAACAATATTCGCTTATGCTGCTTAGTACAGCCATCATGGTTTTAGTTATTATTGTTGTCACCATTATCTTTATATTTGTTATTCTGCGCTTTCGTCGTCGTAAAGGCGAAGAAAATGTGATTCCAAAGCAAGTAGAGGGAAGCAGAAAGTTAGAAATTATATGGACAGTGATTCCTATCTTGCTGCTGATTATTTTGACTGTTCCAACGGTCATCTCAACATTTAAGCTAGCGGATGTAAAAGGAATGAAGGACAAAGATGCTGTCGTAGTAAATGTACGCGCTAACTTGTACTGGTGGGAATTTGAGTATCCTAATCAAAAAATTATTACATCGCAAGATCTAGTTGTTCCAACGGATAAAAAAGTCTACTTTAATATTAAAGCTTCTGACGTCAAGCACTCATTCTGGATTCCTTCAGTTGGAGGAAAGCTCGATGCTAACACAGAAAATGATAATAAATTCTGGCTAGTGTTTGATTCTAAAAAATCGAAGGAAGCTAACGGGGTTTTCTACGGAAAATGTGCTGAGCTTTGCGGTCCATCTCATTCCCTTATGGACTTTAAAGTACGGGCTGTATCAAGCGATGAATTTGATGCGTGGGCGAAAGATTTGAAAAAGGCAAAGCCTGATGTAGAAACAGCATCCGCAAAAGCTGGTCAAGAGGTCTTTAATGAAAGCTGTATCGGATGTCATGCTGTTGACGTCAAAGATAATCGTCCAGAGCAAGCTCGTCAAGCACCAAACTTAGCCGGTTTTTCTGAACGTGAGCGTGTAGCTGGAGTGCTTCCTCACAACAAGGAAAATATCAAAAAATGGTTAAAAGACCCTGAAAAAGTTAAGCCGGGTAATAAGATGAGTGGTACATATCCTGACTTAACAGATGAACAAGTGAATGAGCTAGCAGACTATTTAATGAGTTTAAAAGAAAAATAA
- the ctaE gene encoding cytochrome c oxidase subunit III, translating to METEQKLTAETFPASPEKATLEGKNKFTGFWLFLGGETVLFASLFATYLALRNSTMSGPKPEELFDIKLVFAATMILLTSSLTSVYAMYHMKNFEFKKMQLWLGVTWLLGLAFLGLEIYEFRHYVHEGHTFTSSAFGSSFYALVGTHGAHVTFGLLWIGSLMIRNAKRGLNLYNAPKYYVASLYWHFIDVVWVFIFTVVYLMGMVG from the coding sequence ATGGAGACTGAACAAAAGCTAACTGCTGAAACTTTCCCTGCTTCGCCTGAAAAAGCAACGCTTGAAGGGAAAAATAAATTTACTGGCTTTTGGCTCTTTTTAGGCGGAGAGACGGTTTTGTTTGCTTCACTTTTTGCTACTTATTTAGCTTTGCGTAATTCAACGATGTCAGGACCTAAGCCAGAAGAATTGTTTGATATTAAGCTTGTTTTTGCAGCCACCATGATTTTATTAACAAGTTCACTAACAAGCGTATATGCTATGTATCATATGAAGAATTTTGAATTTAAAAAGATGCAGCTATGGTTAGGCGTTACGTGGCTTTTAGGTTTAGCTTTTTTAGGACTAGAAATTTATGAGTTCAGGCATTATGTTCATGAAGGACATACGTTTACAAGCAGCGCATTCGGTTCTTCTTTCTACGCGCTGGTTGGGACACACGGAGCTCACGTAACGTTCGGATTGCTTTGGATTGGTTCTTTGATGATTCGAAATGCGAAGCGGGGGTTAAACTTATATAACGCTCCTAAATATTATGTCGCAAGTTTATACTGGCACTTTATCGATGTTGTGTGGGTCTTTATTTTCACGGTCGTATATTTAATGGGAATGGTGGGATAA
- the cyoE gene encoding heme o synthase: protein MEDSKMVEDSTLSASPNTAHVSENSSIWSDFLATIKIGIVNSNFITTFTGFWLALFFNEQHFLENLDKAFFTLIGSSLIIAGSCSLNNYIDRDIDPLMERTKGRPTVTGSFTPWTVLGIGIGFTLTGLLMLLVVSSVAALIGLAGILTYVVFYTMWSKRLYTINTVIGSISGAVPPLIGWAAIDPNLHVVAWVLFLIMFIWQPPHFLALAMRRCEEYRAAGIPMLPVVHGFELTKRQILIWIACLLPLPLYLYELGTPFLILATVLNIGWLFLGFAQYNKQEDTKWASMMFVYSLNYLTILFVSMIVATLFA from the coding sequence ATGGAAGATTCAAAAATGGTGGAAGATTCAACGCTTTCTGCATCGCCTAACACAGCTCATGTAAGCGAAAATAGTTCCATTTGGTCAGATTTTTTAGCTACGATTAAAATTGGAATAGTCAACTCAAATTTCATCACCACCTTTACTGGTTTTTGGCTAGCTCTTTTCTTCAACGAACAACACTTCTTAGAAAACCTGGATAAAGCATTTTTTACTTTAATAGGTTCTTCACTTATCATCGCCGGTTCATGCAGTTTGAACAATTACATAGATCGTGACATTGACCCTCTAATGGAACGAACAAAGGGACGACCTACAGTGACAGGGAGTTTTACACCTTGGACGGTCCTTGGGATTGGAATCGGTTTTACGTTAACCGGCTTGCTTATGCTACTAGTTGTTTCTTCCGTAGCCGCTCTCATCGGATTAGCAGGAATACTTACATATGTAGTTTTTTACACCATGTGGTCCAAAAGACTATACACAATTAATACAGTAATCGGAAGTATATCAGGCGCTGTCCCGCCTTTAATTGGATGGGCCGCTATCGATCCCAATTTACACGTAGTGGCTTGGGTATTATTTCTAATCATGTTTATTTGGCAGCCGCCTCACTTTCTAGCTCTTGCTATGCGAAGATGTGAAGAATACCGAGCAGCGGGAATCCCTATGTTGCCTGTTGTGCACGGTTTTGAGCTTACAAAACGACAGATTCTCATTTGGATTGCTTGTTTGTTGCCATTACCTCTTTATTTATACGAATTAGGTACTCCATTTCTAATTTTGGCCACTGTTTTAAACATAGGATGGCTATTTTTAGGATTTGCTCAATACAATAAACAAGAAGACACAAAGTGGGCTAGCATGATGTTTGTCTACTCACTAAACTATTTAACTATTTTATTTGTCTCAATGATTGTCGCAACGCTTTTTGCCTAG